The following proteins are co-located in the Castor canadensis chromosome 5, mCasCan1.hap1v2, whole genome shotgun sequence genome:
- the Wfdc2 gene encoding WAP four-disulfide core domain protein 2 produces the protein MPVGIGRFCLLASAFLLGVLLLDLPAATGTEAKKSGVCPELQADPNCTKECVSDSDCADTRKCCQAGCSTLCSVPNEKAGTCPSVDFPQLGICEDQCEMDSQCPGKMKCCRNGCGKVSCVIPNF, from the exons ATGCCTGTCGGTATCGGTCGCTTCTGCCTGCTGGCCTCAGCCTTCCTCCTTGGGGTGCTGCTACTTGACCTCCCCGCAGCCACAG GCACAGAAGCAAAGAAATCCGGCGTGTGTCCTGAGCTCCAGGCGGATCCAAACTGCACGAAGGAGTGCGTCTCGGACAGCGACTGCGCGGACACCCGAAAGTGCTGCCAGGCTGGCTGCAGCACCCTGTGCTCGGTGCCCAATG AAAAGGCAGGTACCTGCCCCAGTGTGGACTTTCCCCAGCTTGGCATCTGTGAGGACCAGTGTGAGATGGACAGTCAGTGTCCTGGCAAGATGAAGTGCTGCCGCAATGGCTGTGGAAAAGTGTCCTGTGTTATACCCAACTTCTGA